A DNA window from Pseudomonas resinovorans NBRC 106553 contains the following coding sequences:
- the paaX gene encoding phenylacetic acid degradation operon negative regulatory protein PaaX codes for MTSLVPLDQLVTRFQQQTPIRASSLIITLYGDAIEPHGGTVWLGSLIQLLEPMGINERLIRTSIFRLTKEGWLSAEKVGRRSYYSLTGTGRRRFEKAFKRVYSSSVPAWDGSWCLVVLSQLPQDKRKQVREELEWQGFGAISPTVLANPRCERADVTATLQELDALEDSIVFETGSQDVLASKALRMQVRESWHIDELGEHYSEFIKLFRPLWQALREQENLQPADCFLARTLLIHEYRKLLLRDPQLPDELLPGDWEGRAARQLCRNIYRLIYAKAEEWLNAALETADGPLPDAGENFYQRFGGLK; via the coding sequence ATGACTTCGCTCGTGCCCCTGGACCAACTCGTCACCCGCTTCCAACAGCAGACGCCCATTCGCGCCAGCTCGCTGATCATCACCCTCTATGGTGATGCCATCGAGCCCCATGGCGGCACCGTCTGGCTGGGCAGTCTCATCCAGTTGCTCGAGCCCATGGGCATCAACGAACGGCTGATCCGCACGTCCATCTTCCGCCTCACCAAGGAAGGCTGGCTGAGCGCCGAGAAAGTCGGGCGTCGCAGCTACTACAGCCTGACCGGCACCGGTCGGCGGCGGTTCGAGAAGGCCTTCAAGCGGGTCTACAGCTCCAGCGTCCCGGCCTGGGACGGCTCCTGGTGCCTGGTGGTGCTTTCCCAGCTGCCCCAGGACAAGCGCAAACAAGTGCGCGAAGAGCTGGAATGGCAAGGTTTTGGTGCAATTTCGCCGACGGTGCTGGCCAACCCCCGATGCGAGCGCGCGGACGTGACCGCCACCCTGCAGGAACTGGATGCCCTGGAAGACAGCATCGTCTTCGAGACCGGTTCCCAGGACGTGCTGGCCTCCAAGGCGCTGCGCATGCAGGTTCGCGAGAGCTGGCACATCGACGAACTGGGCGAGCACTACAGCGAGTTCATCAAGCTGTTCCGGCCGCTCTGGCAGGCGCTGCGCGAGCAGGAGAACCTGCAGCCGGCCGACTGCTTCCTGGCCCGAACCTTGCTCATCCACGAATACCGCAAATTGCTGCTGCGTGATCCGCAACTGCCCGACGAGCTGCTGCCGGGGGATTGGGAAGGTCGCGCGGCGCGCCAGCTGTGTCGCAATATCTACCGACTCATCTATGCCAAGGCAGAGGAATGGCTCAACGCGGCGCTGGAAACCGCGGATGGTCCGTTGCCCGATGCCGGCGAGAATTTCTATC
- the paaY gene encoding phenylacetic acid degradation protein PaaY, protein MTCYSLDGLTPVVHPTAYVHPTAVLIGDVIIGPGCYVGPLASLRGDFGRIVLEEGANIQDTCVMHGFPDSDTVVERNGHIGHGAVLHGCHIGEDVLVGMNAVVMDGARIGARSFVSATAFVKAGFSCDPQSLVMGAPAQVKRQLSDQEVAWKQAGTREYQLLAQRCLESLVACEPLAEVESDRRRIADRGLRPKGSSSQ, encoded by the coding sequence ATGACCTGCTACAGCCTCGACGGCCTGACCCCGGTGGTGCACCCCACCGCCTACGTACACCCCACTGCGGTGCTGATCGGTGACGTGATCATCGGCCCGGGTTGCTACGTCGGCCCGCTGGCTAGCCTGCGCGGCGACTTCGGCCGGATCGTCCTGGAGGAGGGCGCCAATATCCAGGACACCTGCGTGATGCACGGCTTCCCCGACAGCGACACGGTGGTGGAGCGCAATGGCCATATCGGCCATGGCGCCGTGCTCCATGGCTGCCACATCGGCGAAGACGTCCTGGTGGGGATGAACGCGGTGGTGATGGACGGCGCGCGGATCGGCGCGCGCTCCTTCGTTTCCGCCACCGCTTTCGTCAAGGCCGGCTTCAGCTGCGATCCGCAATCCCTGGTGATGGGTGCGCCGGCCCAGGTCAAGCGCCAGCTCAGCGACCAGGAAGTGGCCTGGAAGCAGGCCGGCACTCGCGAATACCAGCTGCTGGCCCAGCGCTGCCTGGAAAGCCTGGTGGCCTGCGAGCCCCTGGCCGAGGTGGAATCCGACCGGCGGCGTATCGCCGACCGTGGCCTGCGCCCCAAAGGCAGTTCGTCGCAATGA